One segment of Shewanella piezotolerans WP3 DNA contains the following:
- a CDS encoding efflux RND transporter permease subunit, protein MLISDTSVERPVVAIVLSILLTLFGIAAFFKLPVTEMPNMVSPIASISTKYKGASAVIIESQVTAKIEEQLTGINGVKDITSVSKSGASSITVEFEAGSNINDGVSDIRDAISRAKGALPDDADEPTVSKDDGTGEPALYINVSSSAMNRTQLTDFVSQNIEDRFNIINGVSSVDVSGGLYKVMFIKLNPEKMAGHGVTTTDILSALRAENLESPAGEIRNDSIVMPVRTERRYDAEKDFRYLVIGKSDSGVAIYLNQVAEVKLQAETENSSYRSNGVSSVSLAIVPQAAANPLALSGRIHAEVESIQQFLPKGTQLVVDYDATVFIDRSINEVYKTLLMTCLLVILVLYLFIGQARATLIPAVTVPVSLIATFIFASYLGFTINLLTLLALILAIGLVVDDAIVVVENIHQHIKKGSPPLLAAFEGTREVGFAVLATTFVLVMVFLPIAMMDGLIGRLFTEFAVMIAVSVMFSTLVALTLTPVLGAKLLSKKQQSNIINRYVERTLGILENRYKQLLTTSLKQRFIAPSIIIVCLVGSYLVLSQLSSQLVPQEDRGVILVKVNGAEATSFARMSENMQKIETRLMVMLKEGSLKSLSIQTPISGGKNGDQYGLAILQLKDWSLRDENAQTILNKVKKQLSDIPDVRVRPKLPGFKGGSKEPVQIVLSGSDYGELNQWAKVMQSKMDDSPLMTGSLIDYSEKTPEMVVKVDRRRAAELGISVSEVSDTLNVMLGGKTETTYVENGEEYDVFVRGDEALFKSSSDLSSVFMRTASGELVSVDTFCKVNRVASAQKLTHIGKRKSIVLRANLVAGATLGDALTSLEQAAITALPQNISFSYTGESKDFIDNQSSTLIIFVLALLVAYLVMAAQFESFINPFVVMLTVPTGLFGAVLGIWLMGESINIYSQIGIIMLIGMVTKNGILIVEFISQLRDKGMPFDDAIVDGASRRLRPIMMTAFTTLAGSLPLLLSSGAGAESRVSVGIVVFFGMGFSTLVTLIVIPTMYKLLCRGTKSPGAVKKQLMQMRRAEGL, encoded by the coding sequence ATGCTTATTTCAGACACCAGTGTTGAGCGTCCCGTTGTCGCAATAGTGCTCAGTATTTTATTAACTTTGTTTGGTATCGCAGCATTTTTCAAACTACCAGTAACCGAAATGCCCAACATGGTTAGCCCAATTGCATCGATTAGCACCAAGTATAAAGGGGCGTCGGCAGTTATTATTGAAAGCCAAGTGACCGCTAAAATCGAAGAGCAGTTAACCGGCATTAACGGTGTTAAAGACATCACCTCCGTGAGCAAAAGTGGCGCTTCGAGCATTACCGTTGAGTTTGAAGCGGGTTCAAATATCAATGACGGTGTCAGCGATATTCGCGATGCAATCTCTAGAGCTAAAGGTGCACTGCCCGATGATGCTGATGAGCCAACAGTATCAAAAGATGACGGGACGGGAGAGCCGGCACTGTACATTAATGTCAGTTCGTCGGCGATGAATCGTACTCAGTTAACTGATTTTGTTAGTCAAAATATTGAAGATAGATTCAATATTATCAATGGTGTCAGTTCAGTTGATGTCTCTGGTGGCTTATACAAGGTTATGTTTATAAAGCTTAATCCTGAGAAAATGGCTGGTCATGGAGTTACCACTACAGATATTCTTAGTGCGTTACGGGCAGAAAACCTAGAGAGTCCGGCTGGCGAGATCCGTAATGACTCGATTGTAATGCCGGTGCGAACCGAGCGACGTTATGATGCAGAAAAGGACTTCAGGTATCTAGTGATTGGAAAATCAGATTCTGGGGTCGCCATCTACCTCAATCAAGTGGCTGAGGTTAAGCTGCAAGCGGAAACTGAAAATTCAAGCTACAGGAGCAATGGTGTTTCCAGTGTGAGTTTAGCAATTGTTCCTCAAGCTGCTGCAAATCCACTGGCTCTCTCTGGCCGAATTCATGCAGAAGTTGAAAGCATTCAACAGTTTTTACCCAAAGGCACTCAATTGGTGGTGGATTATGACGCTACTGTGTTTATCGACCGTTCAATTAACGAAGTTTATAAGACGCTATTGATGACCTGCTTGTTGGTGATCTTGGTATTGTATCTCTTTATTGGTCAAGCAAGGGCAACCTTAATCCCTGCTGTGACAGTACCTGTATCGCTCATTGCCACATTTATCTTTGCAAGTTACTTAGGCTTTACCATCAACCTGTTAACCCTGTTGGCTCTGATTTTGGCCATTGGCTTGGTAGTCGATGATGCGATTGTGGTCGTGGAGAATATTCACCAGCATATAAAAAAGGGAAGTCCGCCATTGCTTGCCGCTTTTGAAGGAACGCGTGAAGTGGGCTTTGCTGTTTTAGCGACTACTTTTGTATTGGTGATGGTGTTTCTCCCCATTGCGATGATGGACGGCTTGATAGGGCGGTTGTTTACTGAATTTGCGGTGATGATAGCGGTGTCAGTGATGTTCTCAACGCTGGTCGCACTGACTTTAACACCAGTCCTTGGCGCAAAGTTACTGAGTAAGAAACAGCAGAGCAATATTATCAATCGCTATGTTGAACGCACTCTTGGCATCCTCGAGAACCGCTATAAACAACTGTTAACCACTAGTCTCAAGCAGCGTTTTATTGCACCAAGTATCATTATTGTTTGTTTAGTTGGCAGTTACTTGGTGCTCAGTCAACTCTCTTCACAACTGGTGCCACAAGAGGACCGTGGCGTTATATTAGTAAAAGTGAATGGCGCAGAAGCTACCAGTTTTGCGCGTATGTCAGAGAATATGCAAAAAATTGAAACTCGCCTAATGGTGATGTTAAAGGAGGGGAGTCTTAAGTCTTTGAGCATACAAACGCCAATCTCAGGGGGAAAAAATGGTGATCAGTACGGCTTAGCCATTCTGCAGTTGAAAGACTGGAGCCTGCGCGATGAAAATGCACAAACTATATTGAATAAAGTGAAAAAGCAGTTAAGTGATATTCCCGATGTGAGAGTAAGACCCAAGTTACCAGGCTTTAAAGGCGGCTCAAAGGAACCTGTGCAAATCGTACTTAGCGGCAGTGATTACGGTGAGCTAAATCAATGGGCGAAGGTGATGCAGTCTAAGATGGACGACAGCCCGTTGATGACAGGGTCGCTAATCGATTATTCGGAGAAAACTCCTGAAATGGTGGTGAAAGTTGATCGCCGGCGTGCCGCCGAGCTTGGCATTAGCGTGTCTGAAGTGTCTGATACCCTCAATGTGATGTTAGGCGGTAAGACCGAAACGACCTACGTTGAAAATGGTGAAGAGTATGACGTTTTTGTCCGTGGCGATGAAGCGCTATTCAAATCGAGTAGTGACTTGAGCAGTGTTTTTATGCGTACAGCCTCGGGTGAGCTGGTGTCCGTTGACACCTTTTGCAAAGTTAACCGGGTAGCCTCCGCGCAAAAGCTGACCCACATTGGTAAACGAAAATCTATTGTGCTCAGGGCTAACCTCGTTGCGGGGGCAACGTTAGGAGATGCTTTAACTAGCCTAGAGCAAGCGGCCATTACTGCACTGCCGCAAAATATTAGTTTCAGTTATACCGGCGAGTCAAAAGATTTCATCGATAATCAAAGTAGCACACTGATTATCTTTGTGCTGGCGTTATTAGTGGCCTACCTTGTTATGGCTGCGCAGTTTGAGAGTTTTATCAACCCGTTTGTCGTGATGCTAACGGTACCTACCGGGCTGTTTGGTGCCGTTTTAGGTATTTGGTTGATGGGTGAGAGTATTAATATTTACAGCCAAATCGGCATCATAATGCTGATTGGGATGGTGACTAAGAATGGCATTCTCATTGTCGAGTTTATTAGCCAGCTTAGAGATAAGGGGATGCCCTTTGATGACGCCATAGTCGATGGTGCGAGCCGAAGATTACGGCCGATAATGATGACGGCGTTTACCACGCTAGCGGGTTCACTGCCGCTATTGCTGTCAAGTGGCGCAGGGGCAGAAAGCCGCGTGTCCGTTGGGATTGTGGTTTTTTTCGGCATGGGCTTCTCAACCCTAGTGACCTTAATTGTCATTCCAACTATGTATAAGCTACTTTGCCGTGGGACAAAATCACCTGGGGCGGTGAAAAAACAACTTATGCAGATGAGACGCGCCGAGGGACTATAG
- a CDS encoding efflux RND transporter periplasmic adaptor subunit: MKKASFILVLLLLLAGCNNAKVDKAKDKSIFVTSALVEVQSLSEPIKLVGTLVASQSVIIASEVDGRVAEIAANDSQQVQQGDLLFTLIDRQAKAALEEARAFLKDETRKLEEFKQLGEKGGVSNTVRESQQVSVDIAQARVNAAQVNYDYHRILAPISGTLGLVNITEGQRLIKNTPVMTLDNTELMQLDLSIPEKYIAKLAKGQNIIIKVSAWGEEVFKGKVEAIDSRVQPQSLDIKIRVSIANIAGKLKPGMLAHAKLEFPAADFILAPLQAIEYSGEKIFVYVIDENNQAHQVEVQLGEQIGEQVIVSHGLAPTQRIVVEGLVNIQDKDIVKEVPVVASEAVQ; the protein is encoded by the coding sequence ATGAAAAAAGCATCGTTCATCTTGGTATTGTTACTGCTCCTGGCAGGATGTAATAACGCAAAAGTCGATAAGGCGAAAGACAAGTCAATATTTGTAACTAGCGCATTAGTTGAAGTTCAGAGTCTCAGTGAACCGATAAAACTTGTGGGAACACTCGTTGCTAGCCAGTCGGTTATTATTGCGTCAGAGGTTGATGGCCGTGTCGCCGAAATAGCAGCGAACGATAGCCAGCAAGTACAACAGGGGGATCTGTTATTTACCTTGATTGATCGACAAGCTAAAGCGGCTTTAGAGGAAGCGCGCGCTTTCTTAAAGGATGAAACGCGCAAGCTTGAAGAGTTCAAGCAATTGGGGGAGAAAGGCGGTGTCAGTAACACAGTGCGAGAGAGTCAGCAGGTGAGTGTTGATATTGCTCAAGCAAGGGTTAATGCTGCTCAAGTCAATTATGATTATCATCGGATATTGGCGCCCATTTCAGGGACTTTAGGTTTAGTTAACATTACTGAGGGCCAAAGATTAATTAAAAATACACCAGTAATGACGTTAGACAATACTGAGTTAATGCAGCTTGATTTGAGTATCCCTGAAAAGTACATCGCAAAACTAGCCAAAGGGCAAAATATCATCATCAAGGTCAGTGCATGGGGTGAAGAGGTGTTTAAAGGTAAGGTGGAAGCCATTGACTCGAGAGTTCAACCACAAAGTTTGGATATAAAAATCCGGGTAAGCATTGCTAATATCGCAGGCAAACTTAAACCGGGTATGCTCGCTCATGCAAAACTAGAATTTCCAGCCGCCGATTTTATCCTTGCCCCCTTGCAAGCCATCGAATACTCAGGCGAGAAAATATTCGTTTATGTGATTGATGAAAATAACCAAGCTCATCAAGTAGAAGTGCAATTGGGCGAGCAGATCGGTGAGCAGGTTATTGTCAGCCATGGGTTAGCGCCGACGCAGCGTATCGTGGTCGAAGGGTTAGTGAATATACAGGACAAAGATATTGTTAAAGAAGTGCCTGTTGTAGCTAGTGAGGCGGTTCAATAA
- a CDS encoding OmcA/MtrC family decaheme c-type cytochrome — protein sequence MSKKITKYNLLAATIAALALVGCNDGKDGAPGEDGPPGNSDTVTSAANVVVTMLPPTFTENKLVFTFKAEDQNGSPLVGITDVRTTLAKLIPDEDNYTSDWSSYLRKATDIDSAQHPGINNVSLPTSDKGELIDNMDGSYQYTFTASVLDAVDPVSGEAIVWQEALTHRIGLEVRKSDNYPVVNSTFDWVPAGGDVSHSRQIVAIESCNSCHTELAFHGGNRVDTDNCVTCHNPDANDPISGESLDLKVMAHKIHQGIDLPTLAEAGNKYSLFTRNGDKETVYAENDGIWVLNNKGTIDGINYPQDIRNCTGCHADDADLVLNPNLQGVITSDGGNWKSMPTVETCSSCHDNTAFNEAMLAAKPNSEKHIMFPADNDTCLSCHGEGAGMSVENVHTVAALGKKSAGIDYGVKFEVTHLIATSATAFDVHVRITQHGEGIALTDEFLQYKNSVRLLMNWDNGAGFETHVAKNTPNSFELDNNPLCQAGATTGDIVCQWDSALDVNINNGEPLSSGNILTTFISSGVCVDSQNERVNCKDNNALEKISAPSTVINNFFDAATLAYNPDFELKLGANFNKCDSCHEQVIQHDSRRSDDPSQCKACHNSNRFTRSPADSPRDGGSSDLKFEVHKIHSNFRFVDAENDFNMVGRNEFYSAPISDCAQCHDASQIDLPLAQNSRASITRAPTTSLNDGNNLVRDGAVYTSPTALVCTSCHLSVGPGLIGADGKVVLDADGNTLLTRDLSSNGLGYDNGEFPQVPVTITDKEQSMLNHMILNGGAVFGASSQGAATGTESCATCHSIGSTSGVDKVHGQMH from the coding sequence ATGTCTAAAAAAATAACCAAGTATAATTTGCTAGCGGCCACTATTGCCGCCCTAGCATTAGTAGGCTGTAATGACGGCAAAGATGGCGCACCAGGCGAAGATGGGCCACCGGGTAACAGTGACACTGTGACTAGTGCAGCGAATGTAGTGGTGACAATGTTACCGCCAACATTTACTGAGAATAAGCTGGTGTTTACCTTTAAAGCAGAAGATCAAAATGGCAGTCCCCTAGTCGGGATCACTGACGTGCGAACCACCCTTGCTAAACTTATCCCCGATGAAGACAACTACACCTCAGACTGGAGTAGTTATCTGCGTAAAGCCACTGATATCGATAGTGCACAGCATCCAGGCATCAACAATGTCAGCTTACCCACTTCTGATAAGGGTGAGTTAATCGATAATATGGATGGCAGCTACCAATACACCTTTACCGCTAGTGTTTTAGACGCTGTCGATCCTGTATCTGGAGAAGCCATTGTTTGGCAAGAAGCATTAACCCACCGCATCGGTTTAGAAGTTAGAAAGTCTGACAACTATCCGGTAGTCAATAGCACTTTTGACTGGGTGCCTGCAGGGGGAGACGTTAGCCACTCTCGCCAAATTGTTGCTATTGAAAGCTGCAATAGCTGTCACACTGAACTCGCTTTCCACGGTGGTAACCGCGTTGACACCGATAACTGTGTCACTTGCCACAACCCAGATGCAAATGACCCTATCAGTGGTGAAAGCTTAGACTTGAAAGTCATGGCACATAAAATACATCAAGGCATAGATCTACCAACACTCGCCGAAGCTGGTAACAAATACAGCCTATTTACTCGTAATGGTGATAAAGAAACTGTTTACGCTGAAAATGATGGCATTTGGGTGCTGAACAACAAAGGCACTATTGACGGTATTAACTATCCACAGGACATTCGTAACTGTACTGGCTGCCATGCAGACGACGCGGACTTAGTGTTAAACCCTAACCTTCAAGGTGTTATTACCTCCGACGGCGGCAACTGGAAGAGTATGCCAACCGTAGAAACCTGCTCCTCTTGCCACGATAACACCGCATTTAACGAAGCCATGTTAGCTGCTAAGCCAAACAGCGAGAAACATATCATGTTCCCAGCTGACAATGACACTTGCTTGTCCTGTCATGGCGAAGGCGCCGGTATGTCTGTTGAGAATGTCCATACAGTCGCTGCGCTAGGCAAAAAATCCGCAGGCATTGATTATGGGGTGAAGTTTGAAGTCACTCATTTAATCGCAACGAGCGCTACAGCCTTTGATGTCCATGTTCGTATCACCCAACATGGTGAAGGAATAGCGCTGACAGATGAGTTCCTGCAGTATAAAAATAGCGTTCGTCTGCTGATGAACTGGGACAACGGCGCAGGTTTTGAAACTCACGTGGCCAAAAACACCCCCAACTCTTTTGAGCTTGATAACAACCCACTTTGCCAAGCTGGTGCAACAACTGGCGATATTGTTTGTCAGTGGGATAGTGCACTCGACGTGAATATTAACAACGGAGAGCCACTTTCTAGCGGTAATATTCTGACTACTTTCATCTCCTCAGGCGTGTGTGTTGATAGCCAAAATGAGCGGGTAAACTGCAAAGACAATAACGCACTAGAGAAGATCTCAGCACCTTCAACGGTAATCAATAACTTCTTCGATGCGGCGACATTGGCCTACAACCCAGACTTTGAGCTCAAATTGGGTGCTAACTTTAATAAGTGTGATTCATGCCATGAGCAAGTTATTCAGCATGACAGCCGTCGCTCTGATGACCCATCACAATGTAAAGCCTGCCACAACTCGAATCGCTTCACGCGTTCACCAGCAGATTCACCACGTGATGGTGGTTCTAGCGATCTGAAATTTGAAGTCCATAAAATCCATTCAAACTTCCGTTTTGTCGATGCAGAGAACGACTTTAATATGGTTGGTCGTAATGAGTTTTACTCAGCCCCAATCAGTGATTGCGCTCAATGCCATGACGCTAGCCAGATTGATTTACCTTTGGCACAAAACAGTAGAGCATCAATCACCCGAGCACCAACGACTTCACTCAATGATGGCAACAACTTAGTACGCGATGGTGCGGTATACACCAGCCCTACCGCCCTAGTTTGTACATCATGTCACTTAAGTGTCGGTCCCGGTCTCATTGGCGCAGATGGCAAAGTGGTTCTTGATGCTGATGGTAATACACTACTCACTCGAGACTTAAGCAGTAATGGTCTAGGGTACGACAATGGTGAGTTTCCTCAAGTACCTGTAACCATTACTGATAAAGAGCAAAGCATGCTAAACCACATGATCTTAAACGGTGGCGCGGTATTCGGTGCAAGCTCACAAGGGGCTGCGACAGGCACTGAGTCTTGTGCGACCTGCCACTCAATAGGCAGCACCTCTGGCGTAGACAAAGTGCATGGTCAAATGCACTAA
- a CDS encoding thymidine kinase — translation MAQLYFYYSAMNAGKSTSLLQSSYNYRERGMNTLVMTASIDDRYGVGKVASRIGIETDAQVFGSSDNLAKMIGTAHDEQTLHCILIDESQFLSKEQVKQLTYVVDILDIPVLCYGLKTDFQGELFSGSQYLLAWADKLVELKTICHCGRKANMVVRLDGTGKPMREGEQVAIGGNESYESVCRKHFREFIWD, via the coding sequence TTGGCGCAACTTTATTTTTACTACTCAGCAATGAACGCAGGTAAGTCGACTTCGTTATTGCAATCTTCGTATAATTATCGTGAACGTGGCATGAATACACTGGTCATGACAGCCTCAATTGATGACCGTTATGGCGTGGGCAAGGTTGCTTCTCGAATTGGTATTGAGACTGATGCACAGGTATTTGGTAGTAGTGATAACCTAGCGAAAATGATTGGTACCGCTCATGATGAGCAAACGCTGCATTGTATATTAATCGATGAATCGCAATTTTTAAGTAAAGAGCAAGTAAAGCAGCTCACTTATGTGGTCGATATTCTCGATATCCCCGTACTGTGTTATGGCCTCAAAACCGATTTCCAAGGTGAGTTGTTTAGCGGTAGCCAATACCTGCTGGCTTGGGCTGATAAGTTAGTTGAGTTGAAAACTATTTGCCATTGCGGCCGTAAAGCTAATATGGTGGTGCGCCTTGATGGCACTGGAAAGCCGATGAGAGAAGGTGAGCAGGTTGCTATCGGCGGTAATGAAAGCTATGAGTCAGTTTGTCGTAAACACTTTCGAGAGTTTATCTGGGATTAG
- a CDS encoding M3 family metallopeptidase → MHKTLIAAAITATFALSACSTTSQESNQATMVQSQNPFMQASTLQYQAPDFTLIKDEHFAPALNQGIAEHAKEVIAIANNSAAPTFDNTIVALEKSGELLNRTSKVFYNLTGSNSNPTLRQVQGEMAPKMAAHSDNINLNPALFSRIETLYNNQADLGLTAEQARLVDVYYQRFVRAGAKLTEAQKTKIRSLNEEQSTLTNEFAQRLMRLSKEIAIVVDSKEQLVGLSDSAIRAAAKDAADNGHEGKYQLNITNTTRQPVLAQLENRQLRQQVWQASANRGLSGENETASLVARLAQLRAERAELLGFDSWADYRLAPQMAKTPEAVYKMFGSMVPAVVANTNKEAADIQAMIDKTGGDFELAPWDWAYYAELVRKDKYDLDAAAIRPYFEFDRVLEDGVFFTLKALYGVSLTPRPDLPVYHPDVKAYEMFDEDGTSLAIFYADYFSREGKRGGAWMSSFVSQSKLLNNKPVVVNVMNIKKAPEGEPTFVSYDEVTTMFHEMGHGTHGMFSKVMYPTLSGTSVSRDFVEFPSTFEEDWAAHPEVIANYAKHYETGEAIPQDLLEKLLKSRSFNQGFDTLEYMSAALLDLEWHSLKAGKPLQDVASFEAAALKKHGVDLPAVPPRYKSTYFAHAFPGGYSASYYAYMWSEILAADAFAYVQTQGGLNREIGMKFRKTIREVGNTVAPMDAYKAFRGQEPTTDALLERRGLN, encoded by the coding sequence ATGCATAAGACATTAATCGCCGCAGCCATTACTGCGACATTTGCCCTGAGCGCATGTTCAACAACAAGTCAGGAATCTAATCAAGCTACTATGGTGCAAAGCCAAAATCCATTTATGCAAGCAAGCACCCTACAATACCAAGCGCCCGACTTTACGCTTATTAAAGATGAGCATTTTGCGCCAGCGTTAAATCAAGGAATAGCTGAACACGCCAAAGAAGTCATCGCCATTGCCAACAATAGCGCAGCGCCAACTTTTGACAATACCATTGTGGCATTGGAAAAGAGCGGTGAATTGCTGAATCGTACTTCTAAGGTTTTCTATAACCTTACAGGCTCTAACAGCAACCCAACTCTACGCCAAGTCCAAGGTGAAATGGCGCCGAAAATGGCAGCACACTCTGACAATATTAACCTTAACCCTGCGCTATTTTCTCGCATTGAAACTTTATATAACAATCAGGCAGATCTAGGGTTAACCGCAGAGCAAGCACGCCTTGTCGATGTTTATTACCAGCGTTTTGTACGTGCAGGCGCCAAGCTCACCGAGGCACAAAAGACTAAGATCCGTAGCCTTAACGAAGAGCAATCAACACTCACCAATGAATTTGCGCAGCGATTAATGCGCCTATCAAAAGAGATTGCTATTGTTGTTGATTCAAAAGAGCAACTCGTAGGGCTTTCAGACAGCGCTATCCGAGCCGCAGCAAAAGATGCTGCAGATAATGGTCATGAAGGAAAATATCAGCTCAACATTACTAATACCACTCGCCAGCCTGTGCTAGCTCAGCTAGAAAACCGACAGTTACGTCAACAAGTATGGCAAGCCTCTGCTAATCGTGGCCTCAGTGGAGAAAACGAAACTGCTTCTCTGGTTGCGCGTTTAGCACAGCTTCGTGCAGAACGTGCCGAACTTTTAGGCTTCGATAGCTGGGCCGACTACCGCTTAGCGCCGCAAATGGCAAAGACGCCTGAAGCGGTTTACAAGATGTTTGGCTCTATGGTGCCAGCAGTCGTTGCTAACACCAATAAGGAAGCGGCTGACATACAGGCAATGATCGACAAAACAGGCGGTGATTTTGAACTTGCTCCGTGGGACTGGGCTTATTACGCCGAGCTAGTACGTAAAGATAAGTATGATTTAGATGCAGCGGCAATACGCCCGTACTTTGAGTTTGACAGAGTATTAGAAGATGGAGTGTTCTTCACCCTGAAAGCACTGTATGGCGTAAGTTTAACTCCTCGCCCTGACCTACCTGTATATCACCCTGATGTTAAAGCCTACGAGATGTTTGATGAAGATGGCACTAGCTTAGCTATCTTCTATGCCGATTACTTCTCCCGTGAAGGTAAGCGTGGTGGTGCTTGGATGAGCTCTTTTGTCAGCCAATCTAAATTGCTTAACAACAAGCCAGTAGTTGTCAATGTTATGAACATTAAGAAGGCACCTGAAGGCGAGCCTACCTTTGTCAGTTATGATGAAGTGACCACCATGTTCCACGAAATGGGTCATGGCACTCACGGTATGTTCTCAAAGGTAATGTACCCAACTCTCTCTGGCACCTCTGTATCACGAGACTTTGTTGAATTCCCTTCCACTTTTGAAGAGGATTGGGCTGCACACCCAGAGGTAATTGCTAATTATGCCAAGCATTATGAAACCGGTGAAGCGATCCCTCAAGATCTGTTAGAAAAACTGCTAAAGTCTCGCAGCTTTAACCAAGGTTTTGATACTTTAGAGTATATGTCGGCAGCATTGTTAGATCTTGAGTGGCACTCACTTAAAGCGGGCAAACCACTACAAGATGTGGCCAGCTTTGAAGCTGCCGCGTTAAAGAAGCATGGCGTTGATCTGCCAGCAGTTCCACCAAGATACAAGTCGACCTATTTTGCGCACGCGTTTCCTGGTGGATACTCTGCTAGCTACTATGCCTACATGTGGAGTGAAATTTTAGCCGCTGATGCCTTTGCTTACGTGCAAACACAAGGCGGATTGAACCGCGAAATTGGCATGAAATTTAGAAAAACGATTCGTGAAGTGGGCAATACGGTCGCCCCAATGGATGCTTACAAAGCCTTCAGAGGCCAAGAACCAACGACTGACGCCCTACTAGAGCGCCGTGGCTTGAACTAA
- a CDS encoding Na+/H+ antiporter NhaC family protein → MTILSYADSALSLLPPVVAIVLAMLTRRVLLSLGVGILLGALLLTDFSAANTVQYVGEKVMGLVWDDGALNSWNLYILGFLVLLGMITALITVSGAARAFADWARNHIRNKRDAKLLTMFLGCVVFIDDYFNSLVVGSVARPLTDRYYISRSKLAYLLDSTAAPICVISPVSSWGAYIIALIGGILTAHGFTDSGHLSTFVQMIPMNFYAIFALLLLLCVALMGLDIGPMRQHELNAQKGNLYDESKGLPPGANSDLPEADTGKIIGLFLPITVLVFATFYFMVSSGGDALAAKNEAFSLIGAFENTDVGSSLFFGALIGLIVTLVLVIYQGVDKKMIVKGVVEGAKSMLPAIYILLFAWTIAGVIGQLETGKYMASLATGNIPFAMLPAVLFILAGLTAFSTGTSWGTFGIMLPIAADMAMGSHTGMMLPMLAAVLAGAVFGDHCSPISDTTILSSTGANCHHIDHVITQLPYALIVAGISLAGYIVLGFTESVTAGLLTCSALFVISVIILRIKSCQRTTA, encoded by the coding sequence ATGACAATTTTAAGCTATGCCGATTCGGCACTTTCGTTGCTGCCTCCGGTAGTTGCAATCGTACTGGCGATGTTAACGCGTCGTGTTTTACTTTCTCTTGGGGTAGGGATCCTGCTGGGCGCGCTATTGCTGACTGATTTTTCTGCAGCTAATACCGTTCAATATGTGGGTGAAAAAGTAATGGGACTCGTGTGGGATGACGGGGCACTTAATAGCTGGAACCTATACATTCTTGGCTTCTTAGTGCTACTGGGTATGATCACCGCACTCATCACCGTTAGCGGCGCAGCTCGCGCGTTTGCTGATTGGGCTCGCAATCACATTCGCAATAAACGCGATGCGAAACTACTAACCATGTTCCTTGGGTGTGTGGTGTTTATTGATGATTATTTCAATAGTCTGGTTGTTGGCAGTGTCGCAAGACCACTTACCGATCGTTACTATATTTCCCGTAGTAAACTAGCCTACTTGCTTGATTCAACGGCCGCACCTATCTGTGTTATTTCGCCAGTCTCAAGCTGGGGGGCGTACATCATCGCGCTGATTGGCGGCATTTTAACGGCTCACGGTTTTACTGACTCAGGACATCTAAGTACATTTGTGCAGATGATCCCGATGAACTTCTACGCTATTTTTGCTTTGTTACTACTACTTTGCGTTGCGCTTATGGGACTGGATATTGGTCCTATGCGCCAGCATGAGCTTAATGCGCAAAAGGGCAACCTTTATGATGAATCTAAAGGGTTACCGCCAGGGGCAAATTCAGACCTACCTGAAGCTGACACCGGTAAAATTATCGGCTTGTTTCTGCCTATCACTGTATTAGTTTTTGCCACTTTCTACTTTATGGTGAGCAGTGGTGGTGATGCGCTTGCGGCTAAGAATGAAGCGTTCAGCTTAATCGGTGCATTTGAAAATACTGATGTGGGCTCTTCATTGTTCTTTGGTGCGTTAATTGGTCTTATTGTTACACTCGTGTTGGTTATCTACCAAGGTGTCGATAAGAAGATGATCGTTAAAGGTGTGGTTGAAGGCGCCAAATCTATGCTACCAGCCATCTACATCTTGTTGTTTGCTTGGACGATTGCTGGGGTGATTGGCCAACTCGAAACCGGCAAGTATATGGCGAGCTTAGCCACTGGTAATATACCGTTTGCGATGCTTCCTGCTGTGCTATTTATATTGGCAGGCTTAACAGCGTTCTCTACCGGAACCAGCTGGGGAACCTTCGGTATTATGTTACCAATTGCAGCGGATATGGCGATGGGTAGCCATACAGGCATGATGCTACCAATGCTTGCCGCGGTGCTTGCTGGCGCAGTGTTTGGTGATCATTGCTCGCCAATATCTGATACCACGATTTTATCGTCGACAGGGGCAAACTGCCACCATATCGACCATGTGATCACTCAGTTGCCATATGCGCTGATTGTTGCTGGTATTAGCTTAGCGGGTTACATCGTACTTGGTTTCACTGAGTCGGTGACTGCAGGTTTATTGACTTGTAGTGCACTGTTTGTAATTAGTGTGATTATACTACGAATTAAATCTTGTCAGCGAACCACTGCTTAA